In Porites lutea chromosome 7, jaPorLute2.1, whole genome shotgun sequence, a single window of DNA contains:
- the LOC140942709 gene encoding uncharacterized protein, with protein MSFFPRIRMLLPAVHRIRNASYLWPNYDRYFPSLWESWHTPWYTKPRVGTSYTYIEFVETGRGRPKKKSCTDEKEPATKSEQKTQEDLKEDHDTFKVSFDVSKFKPEEITIRSENGELVVEGKQEVKSDDGYSTRHFVRSYSLPRNIDRDSFKSRLSKEGILSIEAKKLEKPEEKDFIKIETEN; from the exons ATGTCCTTTTTCCCAAGAATTCGTATGCTTTTGCCGGCGGTGCATCGCATTCG GAATGCTTCATACCTTTGGCCAAATTATGATCGTTACTTTCCATCCTTATGGGAATCATGGCATACACCTTGGTATACAAAGCCACGAGTTGGAACAAGCTACACTTACATAGAGTTTGTTGAGACGGGGAGGGGAAGGCCAAAAAAGAAGAGCTGCACGGATGAAAAAGAACCAGCAACAAAATCAGAGCAAAAGACTCAGGAGGATCTCAAGGAAGATCATGACACCTTCAAA GTGTCCTTTGATGTGTCAAAGTTCAAGCCAGAGGAAATTACCATCCGCTCGGAAAATGGTGAGTTAGTGGTGGAAGGCAAGCAAGAGGTGAAGAGTGATGATGGTTACTCCACGCGCCATTTTGTCCGTTCATACTCACTGCCCAGGAATATTGACAGAGACTCCTTCAAGTCTCGTTTGTCAAAAGAAGGTATTCTCAGTATTGAGGCCAAAAAGCTGGAGAAGCCTGAGGAAAAGGATTTCATCAAGATTGAGACTGAAAATTGA
- the LOC140942706 gene encoding uncharacterized protein, with amino-acid sequence MEKHLLIASAGAITASALTVIAYRYLSKRHEASENVYETEKLIGEYLIFHYGTEDELLPYGFGPKDSLEFPSRCALECIKHTEDGVPSIALDIGCAVGRSTFELAKKFNQVIGIDFSHGFINAANKLKTYGKLPYTVQTEGSLVSQHVAAVDPDIDRSRVSFYQGDACNLPTDLGQFGCVLAANLVCRLPNPYQFLERLPSLVAPGGTLVITSPNSWMEEFTPKNLWLGGFKDAEGKNVTGLDTLKRCLGPDFELIEDKPMSFFIRETARKNQWTVAHASIWKRRKP; translated from the exons ATGGAGAAACATCTTTTGATTGCTTCTGCAGGTGCTATAACTGCATCGGCGTTGACGGTTATAGCATATCGTTACCTTTCTAAAAGACATGAAGCCAGTGAAAATGTGTACGAGACAGAAAAGTTGATCGGAGAGTACCTTATCTTTCATTATGGCACAGAAGATGAGCTGCTACCCTATGGATTTGGACCGAAAGATTCGCTTGAGTTTCCCTCGCGATGTGCGTTGGAATGTATAAAACATACTGAG GATGGTGTACCAAGCATAGCTCTGGATATTGGCTGTGCTGTTGGCCGGTCAACATTTGAACTTGCCAAGAAATTTAATCAAGTTATAGGTATTGATTTTTCCCATGGATTCATAAATGCCGctaataagcttaaaacttatGGAAAGTTACCCTACACTGTGCAAACTGAAGGAAGTCTTGTCTCCCAACATGTAGCAGCAGTTGACCCGGATATT GACAGAAGTCGTGTTTCCTTCTATCAAGGAGATGCTTGTAACTTGCCAACTGACTTAGGACAATTTGGCTGTGTTCTTGCTGCAAACTTAGTCTGCCGTCTTCCTAATCCATATCAGTTTCTTGAGAGGTTGCCATCTCTTGTAGCTCCTGGTGGTACTTTGGTCATTACATCACCCAATTCTTGGATGGAAGAGTTTACTCCAAAA AATCTTTGGCTTGGGGGCTTCAAAGATGCTGAAGGGAAAAATGTGACTGGACTAGATACCCTTAAAAGGTGCCTTGGACCAGACTTTGAGCTGATAGAAGATAAACCCATGTCATTTTTCATAAGGGAAACAGCACGTAAAAACCAGTGGACTGTAGCCCATGCGTCCATATGGAAGAGAAGAAAACCTTGA